A section of the Ruania halotolerans genome encodes:
- a CDS encoding carbohydrate ABC transporter permease — protein MRTESNSAPAVALAPGTGGANSPGIAPGAARSRGPGANHTPRWRKIVFFAALSLLAIPFVMPTWWMITSSLKPVSEIFAFPPSLWPTEATFAAYADAFTLQPFVRQYFNSVYIAAFVTLGTMLISAMAGYAFARIKFRGQNVLFLVVLIGLLIPSEVTIVPLFQMFNSWGMVDTHWPLLLATTFGAPSVLATFIMRQFFITLPVELEEAARLDGLGRWRIWRLIAMPLARTAMAAVAIFTFQHVWNLYLEPTVFLQTPELFTLPQALTRYTDAYGGAMWNVQLAAATMTVIPVLVIFALAQRQFIEGLAQTGLKG, from the coding sequence ATGAGAACTGAGTCCAACAGCGCCCCGGCCGTCGCGCTTGCGCCCGGGACCGGTGGGGCGAACTCACCGGGCATTGCCCCCGGTGCCGCGAGATCGCGCGGGCCCGGTGCGAACCACACGCCGCGGTGGCGAAAGATCGTGTTCTTCGCTGCCTTGAGCCTGCTTGCGATCCCGTTCGTGATGCCCACCTGGTGGATGATCACCTCATCATTGAAGCCGGTCAGCGAGATCTTCGCGTTCCCGCCGTCGCTATGGCCCACAGAGGCGACCTTCGCGGCCTACGCGGATGCGTTCACCCTGCAGCCGTTCGTGCGCCAGTACTTCAACAGCGTCTACATCGCCGCATTCGTGACGCTGGGCACGATGCTGATCTCCGCGATGGCCGGGTACGCCTTCGCACGGATCAAGTTCCGCGGCCAGAACGTGCTCTTCCTCGTGGTGCTCATCGGGTTGCTGATCCCGAGCGAGGTGACCATCGTGCCGTTGTTCCAGATGTTCAACAGTTGGGGCATGGTCGATACGCACTGGCCGCTCCTGCTGGCCACCACCTTCGGTGCGCCCAGCGTGCTCGCCACGTTCATCATGCGGCAGTTCTTCATCACATTGCCGGTGGAACTGGAGGAGGCGGCACGCCTGGACGGCCTCGGCCGGTGGCGCATCTGGCGGCTCATCGCGATGCCGCTGGCCCGCACCGCCATGGCCGCCGTGGCCATCTTCACCTTCCAGCACGTCTGGAACCTCTACCTCGAGCCGACCGTGTTTCTGCAGACACCCGAACTGTTCACCCTGCCCCAGGCACTGACGCGCTACACCGACGCCTACGGCGGCGCGATGTGGAACGTCCAGCTGGCCGCGGCCACGATGACGGTGATCCCCGTGCTGGTGATCTTCGCGCTCGCGCAGCGTCAGTTCATCGAGGGCCTGGCCCAGACCGGGTTGAAGGGGTAA
- a CDS encoding carbohydrate ABC transporter permease produces the protein MTSPASVRPGPAPGRTTERRRTPAYVRRDAWTGYLFIAPQLLGIILFVLVPLGLIVYYSFHEWNVLADTFTFVGLENVEKLFNDPDLVPVLRATAVFSLGLVVFNLSLALLLAVLLNRKWRGITAFRTLFFSPVVISLVAWTIVWGFLLQNDGGINGLLSLLGVDGPNWLREGWGAMLAVIVVQVFKNVGLNMVLFLSALQGVPGELYEAARIDGASNRRLFTSITLPLISPMIMLTSIITIVGSLQVYALVAVLTQGGPGISTTVLVYYLVQQSFDFHAFGYGSTLAVLLFLIVLVLTIVQWQLRKRWVFYEN, from the coding sequence GTGACTTCGCCCGCCTCGGTGCGCCCGGGTCCTGCACCCGGGCGCACCACGGAACGCAGACGCACGCCCGCGTACGTGCGCCGGGACGCGTGGACCGGATACCTGTTCATCGCGCCACAGCTGCTGGGAATCATCCTCTTTGTCCTGGTACCGCTGGGTTTGATCGTCTATTACTCCTTCCACGAGTGGAACGTGCTCGCCGACACGTTCACCTTCGTGGGCCTGGAGAACGTGGAGAAGCTCTTCAACGACCCCGATCTGGTCCCCGTGCTGCGCGCGACGGCGGTGTTCTCCCTCGGCCTGGTCGTCTTCAACCTCAGCCTCGCGCTGCTGCTGGCCGTGCTGCTGAACCGCAAATGGCGCGGCATCACGGCATTTCGTACCCTGTTCTTCTCCCCCGTGGTGATCTCCCTGGTTGCCTGGACCATCGTGTGGGGCTTCCTGCTGCAAAATGACGGCGGGATCAACGGCCTTCTGTCATTGCTCGGCGTGGACGGGCCGAACTGGCTCCGGGAAGGCTGGGGGGCCATGCTCGCCGTCATCGTGGTGCAGGTCTTCAAGAACGTGGGCCTGAACATGGTGCTCTTCCTCTCCGCCTTGCAGGGCGTGCCGGGTGAGTTGTATGAGGCCGCACGCATCGACGGGGCGAGCAACCGCCGTCTGTTCACCTCGATCACGTTGCCGCTGATCTCCCCGATGATCATGTTGACGTCGATCATCACCATCGTGGGTTCGCTGCAGGTCTACGCGCTCGTGGCCGTACTCACCCAAGGTGGGCCGGGAATTTCCACCACCGTGCTCGTCTACTACCTGGTCCAGCAGTCCTTCGACTTCCACGCGTTCGGCTACGGCTCCACCCTCGCGGTGCTGCTGTTCCTCATCGTGCTCGTGCTGACGATCGTGCAGTGGCAGCTGCGCAAGAGGTGGGTTTTCTATGAGAACTGA
- a CDS encoding ABC transporter substrate-binding protein — protein sequence MRSARTLTGITLAAVGSLVLAACSGGGESSGEATENIDLRMTIWTSNEDHLELFNSIADEYIAEHPEIDSITFDPLPFDDYTSTVTTQIAGGNAPDLAWVLENAAPDFVASGALMSLTDTLENTQGYALEDLSPSATELWMNEGELIAYPFSTSPFVTFVNNDLLAEAGLPTAQEMLSEGSWTWQDVSAAGSTVAEETGESGFVIRDFDYLNWDYLSTVWNGWGAAPWSEDGAQCTFNEPEMAEAFAFLHEAAFDQESMPGPGTTADFFAGEAAFTVTQISRTNLLPEDGFDWDLLPLPQGPDGEYSVTGQAGIGVLSQSEHPEAAAGFLAYFSNPENAEQLAQYFPPPRESLLTVDVLAEANPLLSPEQIENVVIPGIETGQVRPSHTDSAEIGQEVRSSLDALWTADADIPAVLDQTCTAIAPLLEN from the coding sequence ATGCGATCAGCAAGGACGCTGACAGGGATCACCCTGGCGGCAGTCGGCTCACTCGTTCTCGCCGCCTGCTCTGGCGGCGGCGAGAGTTCAGGTGAGGCGACAGAGAACATCGATCTGCGGATGACCATCTGGACCTCCAACGAGGACCATCTGGAGCTGTTCAACTCGATCGCCGACGAGTACATCGCCGAGCACCCCGAGATCGACTCCATCACGTTCGACCCGTTGCCTTTCGATGACTACACCTCCACGGTGACCACCCAGATCGCCGGAGGAAACGCTCCGGATCTGGCGTGGGTGCTGGAGAATGCGGCTCCGGACTTCGTGGCCAGTGGCGCGCTCATGTCGCTGACGGACACACTGGAGAACACGCAGGGTTATGCACTCGAGGACCTCTCCCCCAGTGCCACCGAGTTGTGGATGAACGAGGGCGAGCTCATCGCCTACCCGTTCAGCACCTCACCGTTCGTGACCTTCGTGAACAACGACCTGCTCGCCGAGGCCGGCCTTCCGACGGCGCAGGAGATGCTGTCCGAGGGCAGCTGGACCTGGCAGGACGTCAGCGCAGCCGGGTCGACGGTGGCTGAGGAGACCGGCGAATCCGGTTTCGTGATCCGCGATTTCGACTACCTCAACTGGGACTACCTCAGCACCGTGTGGAACGGCTGGGGCGCGGCGCCGTGGAGCGAGGACGGTGCTCAGTGCACGTTCAATGAGCCCGAGATGGCTGAGGCGTTCGCGTTCCTGCATGAGGCGGCCTTCGATCAGGAATCGATGCCCGGACCAGGCACCACCGCGGACTTCTTCGCCGGTGAGGCCGCCTTCACCGTCACGCAGATCTCACGCACCAACCTGCTGCCCGAGGACGGCTTCGACTGGGACCTGTTGCCGTTGCCCCAGGGGCCGGACGGCGAGTACTCGGTCACCGGCCAGGCCGGCATCGGAGTGCTCAGCCAGAGTGAGCACCCGGAGGCCGCGGCCGGATTCCTGGCCTACTTCAGCAACCCGGAGAATGCCGAGCAGCTGGCTCAGTACTTCCCGCCGCCGCGGGAGTCGTTGCTGACCGTGGACGTCCTCGCCGAGGCCAACCCGCTCTTGAGCCCGGAGCAGATCGAGAACGTGGTGATCCCTGGGATCGAGACCGGTCAGGTGCGTCCCAGCCATACCGACTCCGCCGAGATCGGCCAAGAGGTGCGTTCCTCACTCGACGCCCTGTGGACCGCCGACGCCGACATCCCGGCCGTGCTCGATCAGACCTGCACCGCCATCGCACCCCTGCTGGAGAACTGA